In a single window of the Drosophila albomicans strain 15112-1751.03 chromosome 3, ASM965048v2, whole genome shotgun sequence genome:
- the LOC117570430 gene encoding scavenger receptor class B member 1, protein MSHATSHDVAQQLPHHEDLTAQNNKSKSNTLNSQHHNGLAYSSNVNSSSPEKLTVLDMILDALGMRNLTSKDIGTLIMLGFMFLLFVISVTGFFVMWFTEYYNNTMLQKIILAENSERAKSWLNPGPDTDTVLKAHIFNYTNIEDYLAGRADKIHVEDLGPLTYQEHTVKDQVSFNKNHTVTFRDRKSYKLLPEKSTLREDDIVLVPNVPLLSAAVHVKRFPAFKRLGVNGLISFYREPVFKRLTAFEYLWGYKDKIISLESLGGGNKTHFGLLRTRNGTSVDSVQLNTGEDDINKFSLITQFNGKPQLDFWEGDECNRIDGSEPSMFSPTLLQERSTVHVFLQVLCRKVPLHFEKEETIFNNIDVLRYRTPLDVFAHPSENPANECYCRNTDLCLPSGVINATKCYDDSPIFPSFPHFFSGDPVIYKDFEGIKPDADLHQTYADIHPRFGFPISGASRVQINIMLDKTPLLLNQANRIQNATILPLIWIEITAGDFDDDVLHTLYISTFGLDAIQLALKYGTLLVSVTTFSLIVASVYYLNSKREEQQLQHSKSSAELEALNGGLEANGSVVVVQVHVPHTVGGHPHRGE, encoded by the exons ATGTCGCATGCCACAAGCCATGATGTGGCACAACAGCTGCCGCATCACGAGGATCTCACggcacaaaataacaaatcaaaGTCCAACACACTGAACTCGCAACATCACAATGGCCTCGCTTACAGCAGcaacgtcaacagcagcagcccagAGAAACTCACGGTGCTGGACATGATACTCGATGCCCTGGGAATGCGTAATCTAACGTCCAAGGATATTGGGACACTGATAA TGTTGGGCTTCATGTTCTTGCTGTTTGTGATAAGCGTAACCGGGTTCTTTGTAATGTGGTTCACCGAATACTACAACAACACCATGCTCCAG AAAATAATACTCGCTGAGAATTCAGAGCGCGCCAAGAGCTGGCTGAATCCCGGACCCGATACAGACACAGTGCTCAAGGCGCACATATTCAACTACACGAACATCGAGGATTATCTTGCAGGGCGGGCGGATAAGATACATGTGGAGGATCTGGGTCCACTCACCTATCAGGAGCACACGGTCAAGGATCAAGTATCGTTCAACAAAAATCACACTGTCACCTTTAGG GATCGCAAATCCTACAAACTTCTGCCGGAAAAATCGACGCTGCGGGAAGACGATATCGTGTTGGTGCCGAATGTGCCGCTGCTTTCCGCTGCGGTACATGTGAAACGTTTTCCTGCGTTTAAACGCCTGGGTGTCAACGGCCTCATTTCGTTTTACAGAGAGCCGGTCTTCAAACGTCTGACTGCCTTCGAGTATCTCTGGGGCTACAAGGATAAGATCATAAGTCTCGAGTCGCTTGGCGGCGGCAATAAAACGCACTTTGGGTTGCTTAGAACT CGAAATGGCACCAGCGTGGACTCGGTGCAGTTGAATACTGGCGAGGATGATATCAACAAATTCAGTCTCATTACACAGTTCAATGGCAAGCCGCAGCTGGACTTTTGGGAGGGCGACGAATGCAATCGCATCGATGGCAGCGAACCGTCAATGTTCTCGCCAACTCTGCTGCAGGAACGCAGCACAGTGCACGTCTTTTTGCAGGTGCTGTGCCGCAAGGTGCCGCTGCACTTTGAGAAAGAGGAAACCATCTTCAACAACATCGATGTGCTGCGTTACCGGACTCCGCTTGATGTCTTTGCTCATCCATCGGAGAATCCAGCGAATGAATGCTATTGCCGCAACACGGATCTTTGTCTGCCCAGCGGGGTCATCAATGCCACCAAGTGCTACGATGATTCACCCATCTTTCCATCGTTTCCACACTTTTTCTCCGGTGATCCCGTGATCTACAAGGACTTTGAGGGCATTAAACCCGATGCAGATCTACATCAAACTTATGCCGATATACATCCACGCTTTGGGTTTCCCATCAGCGGTGCATCGCGCGTCCAAATCAACATTATGCTGGACAAGACGCCACTATTGCTCA ATCAAGCGAATCGCATTCAGAATGCCACCATCTTGCCTTTGATTTGGATCGAGATAACCGCTGGTGACTTCGATGACGACGTGCTGCACACGCTTTACATCAGCACATTTGGCTTAGATGCCATACAACTAGCACTTAAGTATGGCACTCTGCTGGTCTCGGTCACCACATTCAGTTTGATAGTGGCCAGCGTTTACTATTTGAATAGTAAACgtgaggagcagcagctgcagcataGCAAATCATCAGCTGAGCTGGAGGCACTCAATGGAGGACTCGAAGCCAATGGCAGCGTTGTTGTGGTGCAAGTCCATGTGCCACACACTGTTGGTGGCCATCCGCATCGAGGCGAGTAG